In uncultured Desulfobacter sp., one DNA window encodes the following:
- the cbiR gene encoding cobamide remodeling phosphodiesterase CbiR has product MMQRPFKLGTTSFIYPDHIIPNVKKIGHFFDEIELLVFESKPDAVIPCRNDVKELAELSRNLDLTYNVHLPTDINLSAPDQRLRRDAADTLKRVIERFSITPVTMFTLHLEMDRPLPSNAGIRAWQENARQGLKLLIPTLEDPSKLSVETLWYTPDIFKNLVNEFGLSVCADLGHHIKYGYDISRTFELFGPKINLIHLHGVDTRLDPPRAHIGLDKMPPNAFKEIIDHLKHYTGTVCLEVFKLSDLKGSLSALAKIFNGMPCL; this is encoded by the coding sequence ATGATGCAAAGACCATTCAAACTGGGTACGACCTCCTTTATCTACCCGGATCACATCATCCCCAATGTTAAAAAAATCGGCCACTTTTTTGACGAAATTGAACTTCTGGTATTTGAAAGTAAACCCGATGCAGTGATTCCTTGCCGGAATGATGTAAAGGAACTGGCAGAACTATCCCGGAACCTGGATCTGACCTATAATGTCCATCTGCCCACGGATATCAATTTGAGCGCACCGGACCAGCGCCTGCGCCGGGACGCTGCAGACACCCTGAAACGAGTGATTGAGCGCTTTTCCATTACGCCTGTCACAATGTTTACCCTTCATCTGGAAATGGATAGGCCCCTGCCGTCAAATGCCGGTATAAGGGCCTGGCAGGAAAACGCACGACAAGGGCTTAAATTGCTGATTCCGACCTTAGAAGACCCGTCAAAACTGAGCGTGGAGACCCTGTGGTATACCCCGGATATTTTCAAAAATCTGGTCAATGAATTTGGCCTGTCCGTCTGTGCCGACCTTGGCCATCATATCAAATACGGGTATGACATATCCCGAACCTTTGAACTGTTCGGCCCCAAAATCAATCTGATTCACCTGCATGGCGTAGATACGCGCCTTGACCCACCCCGGGCCCACATCGGCCTTGACAAAATGCCACCGAACGCGTTCAAAGAAATCATAGATCACTTGAAACACTACACAGGAACGGTCTGCCTGGAGGTTTTTAAACTTTCCGATCTGAAAGGCTCTCTATCTGCCCTGGCCAAAATTTTTAACGGCATGCCCTGTCTCTAA
- a CDS encoding FprA family A-type flavoprotein: MKFQKIVDDIYRLAVNIEDENYLFEGIWPIPHGISINAYLIKGEKNVLIDLTQDIMDFPKAITGQMEGLSLAVEDIDIIVVNHMEPDHAGWLREFCKKNTKGVIYCTKKAIPLLEAFGEVPADRAVAITDGMTLAVGDYELQFFETPNIHWPETMMTYETKRKILFACDAFGSYGKVPEDAVFDDQLSQEKHAFFENEALRYYANIVAAFSGPVLKGLTKLSGLDVKIICPSHGIIWRDNPGVIIDHYKRYAEYSKGPAEREVTLIWSSMYGSTKSMLNLVVETIRKHKIPVHVYRAPGDDIGYILASAWKSAGLIFGMPTYEYKVFPPMSHVIDELLVKKVANKKVFRYGSYGWVGGAQRDFQSKLEKSSWDLLGFYEWQGAPTSEDKQAMVEKIDAFCEELIKFTE; this comes from the coding sequence ATGAAGTTTCAAAAAATAGTAGATGATATTTACCGTCTTGCGGTCAACATTGAAGACGAAAACTATCTTTTTGAGGGAATATGGCCCATACCCCACGGCATTTCCATAAACGCCTATCTTATCAAAGGTGAAAAGAACGTACTCATCGATCTGACCCAGGACATTATGGATTTTCCCAAGGCCATTACCGGGCAGATGGAAGGCCTCTCTCTGGCGGTGGAGGACATTGATATCATCGTGGTAAACCACATGGAGCCGGACCATGCCGGTTGGCTTCGGGAATTTTGTAAAAAAAATACCAAAGGTGTGATTTACTGTACCAAAAAAGCAATTCCTTTGCTTGAAGCCTTTGGTGAGGTGCCGGCGGACCGGGCCGTGGCTATTACGGACGGTATGACCCTGGCAGTGGGCGACTATGAACTTCAGTTTTTTGAAACGCCCAACATCCACTGGCCCGAAACCATGATGACCTATGAGACAAAGCGCAAAATTCTGTTTGCCTGCGATGCCTTCGGCTCATACGGTAAGGTTCCGGAGGATGCTGTTTTTGATGACCAGCTTTCCCAGGAAAAACATGCGTTTTTTGAAAATGAGGCGTTGCGCTATTACGCCAATATTGTTGCTGCATTTTCCGGGCCCGTACTCAAGGGGCTGACCAAACTATCCGGATTGGATGTCAAGATCATCTGCCCGTCCCACGGAATTATCTGGCGGGATAACCCCGGCGTGATCATCGACCACTATAAACGCTATGCCGAGTACAGCAAGGGGCCGGCAGAAAGAGAAGTCACCCTGATCTGGTCCAGCATGTACGGCAGTACAAAGTCCATGCTGAATCTTGTGGTCGAAACAATCAGAAAACACAAGATTCCGGTGCATGTTTACCGGGCCCCGGGCGATGACATCGGTTATATCCTGGCCAGTGCCTGGAAGTCCGCCGGGCTTATTTTCGGTATGCCCACCTACGAGTATAAAGTTTTTCCGCCCATGTCCCATGTGATTGACGAGCTGCTTGTAAAGAAAGTGGCCAACAAAAAGGTCTTCAGATACGGCTCCTATGGATGGGTCGGTGGTGCCCAGCGGGATTTTCAATCCAAACTTGAAAAATCAAGCTGGGATCTGCTCGGATTCTACGAATGGCAGGGGGCGCCCACCAGCGAGGATAAGCAGGCTATGGTTGAAAAGATTGATGCCTTTTGCGAGGAACTGATTAAGTTTACTGAGTAA
- a CDS encoding 4Fe-4S binding protein, translating into MAKGKNVKHIIDKSWCKGCGICVHFCPKQVLELDSEEKAVAARPEDCIGCKLCELRCPDLAIQILVEEGE; encoded by the coding sequence ATGGCAAAAGGAAAAAACGTCAAACACATTATTGACAAGAGCTGGTGCAAGGGGTGCGGTATTTGCGTTCACTTCTGCCCAAAACAGGTTCTGGAACTGGACAGCGAGGAAAAAGCTGTGGCAGCCCGCCCTGAAGACTGCATTGGATGTAAACTTTGCGAACTTCGGTGCCCTGATCTGGCAATTCAAATTTTAGTTGAGGAGGGGGAATAA
- a CDS encoding 2-oxoacid:acceptor oxidoreductase subunit alpha: MAENIQFIPGSDACIEGALYAGCDFFAGYPITPSSEVAEGLSAQLPKRGGKFIQMEDEIASMACIIGAALAGKKVMTATSGPGFSLKQEGIGYACMAEVPCVIANIQRGGPSTGNPTHVAQGDTMQARWGSHGDHSIIAMTASNLQDVFKITVEGFNLAEKYRTPVVLMFDEATQHLREKVVIPEPGEIEVVDRIRTTIPVGEKYYPYLTDENGQRPMSDFGAGHRFHVTGLHHNIMGFPDVSPANVDALIHHLVDKIESKANEIAMYKEYYMDDADYVIVAYGTTTRSALQAAEDYRNQFGIKVGVLELQVVWPFADDIVREKCANRKAVIVAEMNMGQIVNEVKRVVAEPEKVYFSNRVDNQIIKPTDIKAALRMITGKGV, translated from the coding sequence ATGGCTGAGAATATACAATTTATTCCAGGAAGCGATGCCTGTATTGAAGGCGCCCTGTATGCCGGGTGTGACTTTTTTGCAGGTTATCCCATCACTCCGTCTTCAGAAGTTGCAGAGGGTTTATCTGCTCAGCTTCCCAAAAGAGGCGGCAAATTTATCCAGATGGAAGACGAAATTGCATCCATGGCCTGTATCATCGGCGCAGCCCTTGCCGGAAAAAAGGTTATGACCGCAACTTCCGGCCCCGGTTTCTCCCTGAAGCAGGAAGGCATCGGATACGCCTGTATGGCTGAGGTCCCCTGTGTTATCGCCAATATCCAGAGAGGCGGCCCATCCACAGGTAACCCCACCCACGTTGCCCAGGGTGACACAATGCAGGCCAGATGGGGCTCCCATGGTGATCACAGCATTATTGCCATGACAGCTTCCAACCTTCAGGATGTATTTAAAATTACGGTTGAAGGTTTTAATCTGGCGGAAAAATACCGGACACCTGTTGTTCTAATGTTTGATGAGGCCACCCAGCATCTGAGAGAAAAAGTGGTCATTCCTGAACCCGGCGAGATCGAAGTTGTGGACAGAATCAGAACCACGATCCCCGTAGGTGAAAAATACTATCCCTATCTTACCGATGAAAACGGCCAGCGTCCCATGTCCGATTTCGGTGCAGGTCATCGTTTCCACGTGACCGGTCTTCATCATAACATTATGGGTTTTCCTGATGTCAGTCCTGCAAATGTTGACGCGCTGATCCACCACTTGGTAGATAAAATTGAAAGTAAAGCAAACGAAATCGCCATGTACAAAGAGTACTACATGGATGATGCCGACTATGTCATCGTTGCCTATGGCACAACAACCAGATCCGCCCTCCAGGCTGCCGAAGACTATCGTAATCAGTTCGGCATCAAGGTCGGCGTTTTAGAGCTTCAGGTTGTATGGCCCTTTGCAGATGACATTGTCAGAGAAAAATGTGCTAATAGAAAGGCCGTGATTGTAGCTGAAATGAATATGGGCCAGATTGTCAACGAGGTAAAACGTGTTGTGGCTGAGCCTGAAAAGGTTTACTTCTCTAACCGGGTTGACAACCAAATCATCAAACCCACCGACATTAAAGCGGCTTTGAGAATGATCACAGGAAAGGGGGTATAA
- a CDS encoding PAS domain S-box protein, producing the protein MVRRVFKLFFVTFFLLLYAVVPDRCLAHNDEPIDFLQSLTDEERQWLKAHPLIRLGNASDRPPFEFIDKQGQSQAIVADYIDRWVSLDYEKNIAWRNVLTVSAPTALIVLIIIGVVLMGNKRLKREIIKRQQTEKLLLKSEELLHFALESAGAFHWQIDMPSREITYSSLRFFVSLGYLEKEAPLTLEHFFSLVHPDDIALLDEAFQKIFAGETILKNDFRLRRKHAGWAWVHAAGQVVEWNAQGQIAKIAGLTMDITERRSLLEKITQSQERFLYSLETADALYWQTDLKNGTYFCEPYHLFIKCGYTQEEIPKTIKEYNTLVHPDDTILNKEKLQQCLQGKITSIKTDYRFRRKNSDWAWFTSVGKPVEWDETGRASKFAGITMDITERLALHQQVKSSQEQLRIISEHTHDWQSWQTLSGKLLWVNKAVKRMTGYTVAECMAMKDYPLQIYDKRDWDAYSRLTNMAIERTGRQETQLRVRRKDGSLVWVSSAYEPVLDKNGQIIGLAGAAKDITKQIKAEQGLRLLSKVFEDSSDPILITDLNGNIVDLNVATVEAYGYSRRELIGKHIEILASYETDITHQNLYRRCIKGEVLKNIEGTRVRKDGTVLPHLFTYSLLKDDKGKHIGIASIAKDITWIKEAEKELEDHRDHLEDLVKERTLDLEEARRVAENATRAKSDFLANMSHEIRTPLNAIIGFAHLALQTELDSRQHDYIHKIQNGSKALLGVINDILDFSKIEAGKLNMESIEFSLEDVLETVTNLVGIKAQEKGLEVIYNIDPNIPHKLIGDPIRLGQIFLNLTNNAVKFTKEGEIIIGCAVLGDDANETQLEFYVQDTGIGLTQTQQDRLFQAFSQADSSTTRKYGGTGLGLFISKFLVEMMNGQIQVKSEYGRGTTFIFTVYLKRVDVQTIASHFAAAENLKKKILVVDDNPISRTVLGKMLKAMSFQAIEADNAETGMAKIETAREQNKPFDLILMDWQMPGMDGLQAFKKIKTVLKEKIPTIIMVSAYAREKLAQKGNRLGLDGYLIKPVSPSSLFDSIITVLGEKKHLHFFEHPKEQLPSVKQIQGAKFLLAEDNEVNQQVAKGILENNGFVVDLADNGLLALEAVQKTEYDAVLMDINMPEMDGYTASRKIRQLPGFKDLPIIAMTANAMTGDREKTLAAGMNDYVTKPIDVKQLLNALRTWVKPSSKKSSRTKKPVPNKGIDPNALSDNWGPLPGIDIQEGVTRLAGDMNLYRDLLKKFAGNQADTVDKIQQALRSGDIETAQRITHAVKGVSGNISATLVFESATQLDDALKNKDIQTAETLLPDFSTRLSDVIKVINGLE; encoded by the coding sequence ATGGTGCGGCGTGTATTCAAACTTTTTTTCGTAACGTTTTTCCTACTTTTATATGCTGTCGTTCCAGACCGTTGCCTTGCCCATAATGACGAACCCATTGATTTTCTTCAATCGCTGACTGATGAAGAGCGGCAATGGCTTAAAGCGCATCCGTTGATCAGACTCGGGAACGCCTCCGACCGCCCCCCCTTTGAATTTATTGATAAACAGGGACAATCCCAGGCAATAGTTGCCGACTATATTGACCGGTGGGTCTCCCTTGATTATGAAAAAAATATAGCCTGGCGCAACGTTTTGACCGTTTCAGCCCCAACAGCCCTTATTGTCCTGATCATCATTGGGGTGGTGTTAATGGGCAACAAGCGATTAAAAAGAGAGATCATCAAGCGGCAGCAGACCGAAAAACTGTTACTAAAAAGCGAAGAGCTTCTCCACTTTGCCCTGGAGTCAGCTGGCGCCTTTCACTGGCAAATTGATATGCCGTCCCGGGAAATCACTTATAGTTCATTACGTTTTTTCGTCTCCTTAGGATATTTAGAAAAGGAGGCTCCGCTAACCCTGGAGCACTTTTTTTCTTTGGTTCATCCGGATGATATAGCATTGCTGGATGAGGCGTTTCAGAAAATTTTTGCGGGCGAAACGATTTTAAAAAACGATTTCCGGCTACGCCGTAAACACGCCGGATGGGCATGGGTTCATGCCGCAGGACAGGTTGTGGAATGGAATGCCCAGGGACAGATAGCCAAAATAGCAGGTCTGACTATGGATATTACCGAACGTCGTAGCCTGCTTGAAAAAATCACCCAGTCCCAGGAGCGGTTTCTCTATTCTCTGGAAACCGCAGATGCCCTGTACTGGCAGACTGATTTGAAAAACGGAACCTATTTCTGTGAACCTTACCACCTGTTCATTAAATGCGGTTATACCCAAGAAGAGATCCCAAAAACGATTAAGGAATATAATACCCTGGTCCATCCGGATGATACAATTTTAAATAAAGAAAAGTTGCAGCAGTGTCTTCAAGGTAAAATTACGTCTATCAAAACCGATTACCGGTTCCGCCGTAAAAATTCCGATTGGGCCTGGTTTACTTCTGTGGGCAAGCCTGTTGAATGGGATGAAACGGGCCGGGCGAGTAAATTTGCCGGCATCACAATGGATATCACGGAGCGGCTGGCGCTTCACCAGCAGGTTAAATCATCCCAGGAGCAACTGCGAATCATATCGGAGCACACCCACGACTGGCAGTCCTGGCAGACCCTTAGCGGCAAACTACTCTGGGTGAATAAAGCCGTTAAAAGGATGACAGGCTATACCGTGGCCGAATGTATGGCAATGAAGGACTATCCCCTTCAAATATATGATAAACGGGACTGGGATGCTTATAGCAGGCTCACCAACATGGCAATTGAGAGAACAGGGCGCCAGGAGACACAGCTCCGTGTACGCCGCAAAGACGGCAGCCTGGTATGGGTGTCGTCGGCCTATGAACCGGTCCTGGACAAAAATGGTCAGATCATAGGACTTGCCGGTGCGGCCAAGGATATTACAAAACAAATAAAGGCGGAACAGGGACTTCGCCTGCTATCCAAAGTTTTTGAAGACAGTTCGGACCCGATTCTGATCACGGATCTTAACGGAAACATCGTGGATCTGAATGTGGCCACCGTTGAGGCTTACGGATATTCCAGAAGAGAGCTTATCGGTAAACATATCGAAATACTTGCCTCGTATGAAACGGATATCACGCACCAGAACCTTTACCGGCGATGTATCAAGGGAGAAGTATTAAAAAATATTGAGGGCACCCGGGTCAGAAAGGACGGAACCGTACTTCCCCATCTGTTTACATATTCCCTCTTAAAAGATGACAAAGGCAAGCATATAGGCATTGCATCCATTGCCAAAGATATTACCTGGATCAAAGAAGCGGAAAAGGAACTTGAAGACCACCGGGATCATCTGGAAGACCTGGTAAAAGAGAGAACCCTTGACCTGGAAGAAGCAAGGCGGGTGGCTGAAAATGCCACAAGAGCAAAAAGTGACTTCCTGGCGAATATGAGCCATGAAATCCGAACCCCGCTCAATGCAATTATCGGCTTTGCCCATCTGGCACTCCAGACAGAGCTGGATTCACGCCAGCATGATTACATCCACAAAATTCAAAACGGATCCAAGGCCCTCTTGGGCGTTATCAATGATATCCTTGATTTCAGCAAAATTGAGGCCGGAAAACTGAATATGGAATCCATTGAATTCTCCCTGGAAGACGTTCTGGAGACCGTTACCAATCTTGTAGGAATCAAGGCCCAGGAAAAAGGGCTGGAGGTCATTTATAACATTGATCCAAACATTCCCCACAAGCTTATTGGAGACCCCATCCGCCTGGGCCAAATTTTTCTTAACCTGACCAATAATGCAGTAAAATTTACCAAAGAAGGCGAAATTATTATCGGATGTGCCGTGCTCGGTGATGATGCAAATGAGACGCAACTTGAGTTTTACGTTCAGGATACGGGCATCGGACTGACCCAAACCCAACAGGACAGACTGTTTCAAGCCTTTTCCCAGGCAGATTCATCTACGACCCGAAAATACGGGGGCACAGGTCTGGGGTTGTTTATCAGCAAATTCCTGGTGGAAATGATGAACGGCCAGATCCAAGTGAAAAGCGAGTATGGCCGGGGCACCACTTTTATTTTCACTGTTTATTTAAAACGCGTGGATGTACAGACGATTGCATCACACTTCGCCGCTGCCGAAAACCTAAAGAAAAAAATTCTGGTGGTGGACGATAATCCCATATCGCGCACGGTGCTGGGAAAAATGCTCAAAGCCATGTCCTTTCAGGCGATTGAAGCGGACAATGCAGAAACGGGAATGGCGAAAATAGAGACGGCCCGGGAACAGAACAAACCGTTTGACCTGATTCTCATGGACTGGCAGATGCCGGGAATGGATGGACTGCAAGCCTTTAAAAAGATAAAGACCGTTTTGAAAGAAAAGATCCCTACAATTATCATGGTCTCGGCCTATGCCCGGGAGAAACTGGCGCAAAAGGGCAATCGTCTGGGACTTGACGGATATCTGATCAAACCGGTTTCTCCGTCTTCATTATTCGATTCAATCATAACAGTACTGGGAGAAAAAAAGCACCTACACTTCTTTGAGCACCCAAAAGAGCAATTACCCAGCGTTAAACAAATCCAGGGGGCAAAATTTTTGTTGGCCGAGGACAACGAGGTGAACCAGCAGGTGGCCAAAGGGATTCTAGAAAATAACGGCTTTGTTGTGGATCTGGCAGATAACGGCCTTCTGGCATTAGAAGCGGTTCAAAAAACAGAATATGACGCTGTGCTCATGGATATCAACATGCCGGAGATGGACGGCTACACTGCCAGCCGTAAAATCAGACAATTGCCGGGATTTAAGGATCTGCCCATTATCGCCATGACGGCCAATGCCATGACCGGAGACAGGGAAAAAACCCTGGCCGCGGGAATGAATGACTATGTTACCAAACCCATAGATGTCAAGCAACTGCTCAATGCCTTGCGCACATGGGTGAAACCATCCTCAAAAAAATCCAGCCGGACAAAGAAGCCCGTACCCAACAAAGGAATTGACCCTAACGCATTATCTGATAATTGGGGACCCCTGCCGGGGATCGACATCCAGGAGGGGGTAACTCGTCTGGCCGGGGACATGAATTTGTACCGGGATCTTTTAAAAAAATTTGCCGGGAATCAGGCAGATACGGTAGATAAAATCCAACAGGCACTGCGCTCCGGAGATATAGAAACAGCGCAAAGAATTACCCATGCCGTTAAAGGGGTTTCAGGAAATATCAGTGCAACCCTTGTTTTTGAATCTGCAACACAGCTGGATGATGCACTCAAAAACAAAGATATTCAGACGGCCGAAACCCTGCTGCCTGATTTTTCAACCCGTCTTTCAGACGTTATTAAAGTAATCAATGGCCTTGAGTGA
- a CDS encoding glycosyltransferase has product MIQKTDMVSVIIPTFNRAWTLERAIDSVLAQDYTPIEIIVIDDGSTDETQEVLAGYKDEIRILVQENKGVSAARNLGIQESQGHFIALLDSDDAWEKNKLSCQMDFFQSNPGAMICQTEEIWIRKGKRVNPKKKHKKPSGMIFEPSLKLCLVSPSAVMIRKQLFDQKGMFNEAFPVCEDYDLWLRISHDTPVYLIDIPLTVKTGGHGDQLSASHSQDKYRIQSILNLIESNVLSPDQAQAALKVFKEKCRIFAGGCLKRGREKESAYYLTLADCTR; this is encoded by the coding sequence ATGATACAAAAAACAGATATGGTCAGTGTGATTATTCCCACTTTTAACCGGGCATGGACCCTTGAAAGGGCCATTGATTCAGTTCTTGCCCAGGACTATACGCCCATAGAAATCATTGTCATTGATGACGGGTCAACGGATGAAACCCAGGAGGTGCTGGCTGGATATAAAGATGAAATCCGGATACTGGTCCAGGAAAATAAGGGGGTGAGTGCGGCCCGGAATCTTGGGATTCAAGAAAGCCAAGGCCATTTTATTGCCCTGCTGGATTCCGATGATGCCTGGGAAAAAAATAAACTGTCCTGCCAGATGGACTTTTTTCAATCCAACCCCGGCGCCATGATCTGCCAGACCGAGGAGATCTGGATCAGAAAGGGCAAACGGGTCAATCCCAAAAAAAAACATAAAAAACCCTCGGGCATGATTTTTGAGCCCTCTCTGAAACTTTGCCTGGTCAGCCCTTCAGCTGTGATGATCAGAAAACAACTTTTTGATCAAAAGGGGATGTTTAACGAAGCGTTTCCGGTATGCGAGGATTACGACCTGTGGCTGCGTATTTCCCATGATACGCCCGTGTACCTGATCGACATTCCCTTAACGGTTAAAACCGGGGGGCATGGGGATCAACTGTCCGCCTCACATTCCCAGGATAAATACCGGATACAATCCATCCTGAATTTAATTGAGTCCAATGTGCTCTCCCCGGATCAGGCCCAGGCCGCTTTAAAGGTGTTTAAAGAAAAATGCCGGATTTTTGCCGGCGGGTGCCTGAAACGGGGCAGGGAAAAAGAGAGCGCTTATTACCTGACGCTTGCCGACTGCACAAGGTGA
- a CDS encoding threonine-phosphate decarboxylase, with protein MIHGHGGNKQLLADRIGCAPEDIIDMSANLNPLGPPKRVHDFIRENIYVIHALPEPDAAGMSKGFADYQGIDPDCVIAGNGTTFFIYALPLALGAKKALILGPTYADYEDACAAHHVNIHHCLTVAENNFVPDLDQLSAKAEQADLVFICNPNNPTGTLIDKQDLETLIHRHPGTCFMVDESYLPFVPEAEEYSLVTQTHLPNLVVLSSMSKIFRIPGLRTGFLTGAKALIQKIMVHYQPWSVNALAQAVIKEIYNHPEDILPFYRQTRAFVAKERRNFVHALAGTQGIRIFDAPVFFVLAQLDRISAAQLCRRVGDDGFLIRDCSNFKGLSDQFVRFSLKTNDINQALAQSIKKALAWEQTKS; from the coding sequence GTGATTCACGGCCATGGTGGAAATAAGCAGTTGCTTGCAGACCGTATCGGATGCGCCCCTGAGGATATCATAGACATGAGTGCTAATCTCAATCCCCTGGGGCCGCCAAAACGCGTCCACGACTTTATCCGAGAAAACATCTATGTGATCCATGCCCTTCCCGAACCGGATGCCGCCGGTATGTCCAAGGGGTTTGCAGACTATCAGGGCATTGATCCGGACTGCGTGATTGCCGGCAACGGCACCACCTTTTTTATCTATGCCCTGCCCCTGGCCCTGGGGGCAAAAAAGGCCCTGATCCTGGGTCCAACCTATGCCGACTATGAAGATGCCTGTGCCGCCCACCATGTAAATATCCATCACTGCTTGACCGTTGCCGAAAACAATTTTGTTCCGGATCTGGATCAATTGTCCGCCAAAGCCGAACAAGCCGACCTGGTGTTTATCTGCAACCCGAACAATCCAACAGGTACCCTGATTGACAAACAGGATCTGGAAACATTGATTCACCGCCACCCAGGCACCTGTTTTATGGTGGACGAATCCTATCTGCCTTTTGTTCCGGAAGCAGAAGAATATTCCCTTGTAACCCAGACCCATCTGCCCAACCTTGTGGTACTCTCATCGATGTCCAAAATTTTCAGAATTCCTGGGCTGCGCACAGGTTTTTTAACCGGGGCAAAGGCCTTAATCCAAAAAATTATGGTCCATTACCAACCCTGGAGCGTCAATGCCTTGGCCCAGGCAGTGATCAAGGAGATTTACAATCATCCCGAAGACATTTTGCCCTTTTACCGGCAGACCCGGGCATTTGTTGCTAAAGAGCGCCGAAATTTTGTCCATGCCCTGGCCGGCACACAGGGCATCCGGATTTTTGATGCGCCGGTCTTTTTTGTTTTGGCCCAGCTGGACCGGATATCAGCCGCACAGCTGTGCCGACGGGTGGGAGATGACGGATTCCTGATCCGGGACTGCTCTAACTTTAAAGGGCTGTCCGACCAGTTTGTCCGTTTTTCACTGAAGACAAATGACATCAACCAGGCCCTGGCCCAAAGCATTAAAAAAGCGCTGGCCTGGGAACAAACCAAATCATGA
- the cbiB gene encoding adenosylcobinamide-phosphate synthase CbiB codes for MIFNVTWQILAAAFILDLLAGDPKWLPHPIIWMGRAISFFEPEFRQRIENPFRAGLLFALCLISATFGLTWGVVFIVDRIHPVAAAIVQTVLIFYSFSTRSLHKAAMDVFNPLAKGDLTQARIKVGYIVGRQTKDLDEAGITRAACETVAENFVDGFVSPLCFAVVLGAPGAMMYKMINTLDSMVGYKNDTYILFGKAAARIDDVANYIPARLSIFAIVPAAAMLSLSRASRALVTALTQGRNHKSPNAGIPEAAFAGALGVRFGGPNVYHGKLVNKPYIGGAFNDPKPSHIEKACELMMLSALVSIVVGCVLTWSLL; via the coding sequence ATGATTTTTAATGTGACCTGGCAAATTTTAGCTGCCGCCTTTATCCTGGATCTCCTGGCCGGAGATCCAAAATGGCTGCCCCATCCCATTATCTGGATGGGCCGGGCTATTTCATTTTTTGAACCTGAATTTCGACAACGAATTGAAAACCCATTCCGGGCCGGTCTTCTATTTGCCCTTTGCCTAATTTCCGCAACCTTTGGCCTGACCTGGGGTGTTGTTTTTATAGTCGATCGAATTCATCCGGTTGCCGCTGCAATTGTTCAGACCGTGCTGATATTTTACAGTTTTTCCACCCGAAGCCTGCACAAGGCTGCCATGGATGTTTTTAATCCCCTGGCCAAAGGCGATTTGACCCAGGCCAGAATTAAGGTGGGGTATATTGTGGGACGCCAGACCAAAGATCTGGATGAAGCGGGCATCACCCGGGCGGCCTGCGAAACCGTAGCGGAAAATTTCGTGGACGGATTTGTGTCGCCTTTGTGTTTTGCCGTGGTGCTCGGCGCACCCGGTGCCATGATGTACAAGATGATCAACACCCTGGATTCCATGGTGGGGTATAAAAACGACACCTATATCCTGTTCGGCAAAGCGGCAGCCCGCATTGACGATGTGGCCAACTATATCCCGGCCCGGCTCTCCATTTTTGCAATTGTTCCGGCGGCAGCGATGCTTTCACTTTCCCGGGCCAGCCGGGCGCTTGTCACGGCACTCACCCAGGGCCGCAATCACAAAAGCCCTAACGCCGGAATCCCAGAGGCCGCCTTTGCAGGGGCACTGGGTGTTCGGTTTGGCGGTCCCAATGTGTATCACGGTAAGCTGGTAAACAAACCCTATATCGGCGGTGCGTTTAATGACCCTAAACCATCCCACATTGAAAAGGCCTGTGAGTTAATGATGCTGTCAGCCCTTGTATCCATAGTAGTTGGCTGTGTGTTGACCTGGAGTCTGTTGTGA